A region of Pyxidicoccus trucidator DNA encodes the following proteins:
- a CDS encoding energy transducer TonB, with the protein MAGAPPTAKRLSPEEDPRLRDEAALKERAEFLCRHHQVDAPAMSRLPRGTRPYELIREADLFHVRDFPNVVARTPLDQPAVFAEVANHIRCKVASIEVRACTAAVTLWQTRPRWEDPAFPTAALSESESLDSRRAILRHWMEVSSAPVTKTYRWVFSRTSADTWRADFELPERARGFGDPFFGPDAPKERPAIPQFARDEMTAPQRLCSGTPRYTAEALAARVQGQMVTRCVLTREGSVKSCRVLKPLPHMEEALLKVFHSARFTPVTAHGEPIDVDYTFTTNFLLPR; encoded by the coding sequence TTGGCGGGCGCCCCTCCCACTGCGAAGCGCCTGAGTCCGGAGGAAGACCCGCGGCTCCGGGACGAAGCCGCGCTGAAGGAGCGCGCGGAGTTCCTCTGCAGGCACCACCAGGTCGACGCTCCGGCGATGTCGCGCCTGCCGCGAGGTACGCGCCCCTACGAGCTGATCCGCGAGGCGGACCTCTTCCACGTCCGGGACTTCCCCAACGTGGTGGCGCGCACGCCGTTGGACCAGCCCGCCGTCTTCGCCGAGGTGGCGAACCACATCCGCTGCAAGGTGGCGTCGATTGAGGTCCGCGCCTGCACGGCGGCCGTCACCCTCTGGCAGACCCGGCCCCGCTGGGAGGACCCGGCCTTTCCCACCGCGGCCCTGAGTGAGTCCGAGTCCCTCGACTCGCGGCGGGCCATCCTGCGGCACTGGATGGAGGTGTCGTCAGCACCGGTGACGAAGACGTATCGGTGGGTCTTCTCCCGGACTTCGGCGGACACCTGGCGCGCGGACTTCGAGCTTCCGGAGCGGGCACGCGGCTTCGGCGACCCCTTCTTCGGACCGGACGCACCGAAGGAGCGCCCCGCCATCCCGCAGTTCGCGAGGGATGAGATGACGGCTCCTCAGCGGCTGTGCAGCGGCACGCCGAGGTACACTGCGGAGGCCCTGGCCGCGCGCGTCCAGGGCCAGATGGTCACCCGGTGCGTCCTGACCCGTGAGGGCTCGGTGAAGAGCTGCCGCGTCCTGAAGCCGCTCCCGCACATGGAGGAGGCGCTGTTGAAGGTCTTCCACAGCGCTCGCTTCACGCCCGTCACGGCCCACGGCGAACCCATCGACGTGGACTACACGTTCACCACCAACTTCCTGCTCCCCCGATAG